Proteins encoded by one window of Candidatus Methylomirabilota bacterium:
- a CDS encoding tripartite tricarboxylate transporter TctB family protein, which translates to MRRTRKLKTGDIVSGAALAGLGIYIVVEARRWEYLGADGPGAGFFPSWYGLAMIALGLLLVATRAVPHGAGARDRGVDWRPSGRAITTWAALVACVGLIKILGFLCSFALFTWFVVAVMYRRPMLPALAVAVGGALGFYLLFPVALNVSLPTGWLGF; encoded by the coding sequence CTGAGGAGGACACGAAAACTGAAGACCGGCGACATCGTTTCCGGCGCGGCGCTGGCCGGGCTCGGCATCTACATCGTCGTGGAAGCGCGCCGGTGGGAGTACCTCGGCGCCGATGGTCCGGGAGCGGGGTTCTTCCCATCGTGGTACGGCCTGGCGATGATCGCGCTGGGACTGCTGCTGGTCGCCACCCGGGCGGTGCCGCATGGCGCGGGGGCCAGGGACCGAGGAGTCGACTGGCGCCCCAGCGGCAGGGCGATCACGACCTGGGCAGCATTGGTGGCGTGCGTTGGCCTGATCAAGATCCTCGGGTTCCTGTGCTCGTTCGCCCTGTTCACGTGGTTCGTGGTCGCGGTGATGTACCGCCGGCCGATGCTTCCCGCGCTCGCCGTGGCGGTGGGCGGGGCGCTCGGCTTCTATCTGCTGTTCCCGGTGGCGCTCAACGTGTCGCTCCCGACCGGCTGGTTGGGTTTCTGA